In one window of Helianthus annuus cultivar XRQ/B chromosome 17, HanXRQr2.0-SUNRISE, whole genome shotgun sequence DNA:
- the LOC110921098 gene encoding transmembrane protein 53 translates to MGSLSGIFQRPVVAASAVALASVSADLRDKIWPSKPLDTSLSSEQASGCTLDLVNETKWARVSDISVCKSFATRSSLPVPKFRFPMFHVENSCHSNNMAFKVPCFEHLHDVYWSAELAKSPRPFDYYSSECNATSTDVVYRWHLPCPNAIDLSKNSKMVVVLLGWLGAKQKHLKKYADWYTSKGFHVITFTFPMSEVLSYQVGGKAEQHVELLVNHLADWLDEEDGKNLVFHTFSNTGWLIYGAMLEKFQSQDHTLMERIKGCIVDSAPVAAPDPQVWASGFSAALLKKNSIAAKGYRNTEDIAAKPTMSEAALLVILEKFFDVILNLPAVHQRLSNVLVQLKSGQPSCPQLYIYSSADKVIPAGSVESFIEAQQRMGRVVRSCNFKSTPHVDHFRHEPELYTTQLSQFFKDCVLDSRRHN, encoded by the exons ATGGGTTCGTTATCGGGCATTTTTCAAAGACCGGTTGTTGCAGCCTCTGCTGTTGCATTAGCTTCTGTTTCCGCTGATCTTCGTGACAAAATCTGGCCGTCTAAACCGTTGGATACATCTCTTTCATCTGAACAAGCAAGTGGTTGTACATTAGATTTGGTTAATGAAACAAAATGGGCTCGGGTCTCTGATATTAGCGTCTGCAAGTCTTTCGCAACGAGAAGCTCGTTACCTGTTCCGAAATTTAGGTTTCCAATGTTTCATGTAGAAAACAGTTGTCATTCGAACAATATGGCTTTTAAAGTTCCGTGTTTTGAGCATCTTCACGACGTATATTGGTCAGCTGAGTTGGCAAAATCTCCCAGACCATTTGATTATTATTCCAGTGAATGTAACGCTACGTCTACAGATGTTGTTTACAGATGGCATTTACCATGCCCTAACGCCATTGATTTGTCGAAAAACTCTAAAATGGTAGTGGTTTTGCTTGGGTGGTTAGGTGCTAAACAGAAGCATCTTAAGAAATACGCTGATTGGTATACGTCAAAAGGGTTTCATGTGATTACTTTTACGTTTCCGATGTCTGAGGTTTTAAGTTATCAAGTTGGAGGGAAAGCCGAACAGCACGTAGAACTGCTTGTTAACCATCTTGCTGATTGGTTGGATGAAGAGGATGGAAAAAACTTGGTTTTCCACACATTTAGCAACACTGGATGGCTAAT ATACGGAGCGATGTTGGAGAAGTTTCAAAGTCAAGATCATACTCTAATGGAGAGGATCAAGGGATGTATTGTGGATTCTGCACCGGTTGCAGCCCCGGACCCACAG GTTTGGGCTTCTGGATTCTCGGCTGCTCTTCTAAAGAAAAACAGTATTGCGGCAAAAGGATACAGAAATACCGAGGACATTGCTGCTAAACCGACAATGAGTGAAGCCGCTTTGCTAGTGATTTTGGAGAAGTTCTTTGACGTGATTTTAAATCTTCCAGCCGTTCACCA GAGGCTATCTAACGTACTAGTGCAACTAAAATCAGGACAACCAAGCTGCCCACAGTTGTACATTTACAGCAGTGCGGATAAAGTCATACCTGCAGGATCAGTTGAGTCTTTCATCGAGGCACAACAGAGAATGGGGCGTGTGGTTAGATCATGCAACTTTAAGTCAACCCCGCATGTTGACCATTTTAGGCATGAACCTGAGCTATACACGACTCAGCTCTCACAGTTTTTCAAGGACTGCGTGCTTGATTCTCGTAGACATAATTAA
- the LOC110923818 gene encoding uncharacterized protein LOC110923818, with the protein MSEEHQEAPASEEGPVPVLRWDLGLFEQIVRSFRFPPEWDARYPAQGQTAADAPPGYITLFEDFFLQGNFRLPATNFFGSILSYYKFHISQLSPPGMVRVRHFEFLCQSHGIEPTVNKFRVFYQLQRTMGFFSFASRGTAKKILLNPPKSFHDWKPKFFFIREEVLPIAMPFREWTEVIPKEDLPIPKSAQWYQRLTATPNRVFGENVLVAAKMSDQWSPSSRELPVLKIGDQETQLYQAAFPAFGGSMGVRPLRDDEEGWYDQIKGNFMFPAADAFASPPDATEGVLRDLGVDPEEKKKKPSKKKKKADVEVTSKGPGASRATTAAVKAMGKTGAGGSKGSGSAGSRNPDADATPSQPEDEEEEEEETAPLIGRKRGRSEATTGMASAPVSVVIPVVGKKSKLRSLYQFSPEIKKKTPEKGVKFVEPSTKRPKVATEPSDSAARDAAKTAEAQRKAEEDRRKEESRIAAQKKAEELKRKEEEEKKRKEEEERKRKAEEERKLREEADRQRKAEEARKERAADQSSVQGQSGVPKPPPAAPIVTSKGLGRYVSSGASSGGAGGYNPNVIGAKDTVGDIYYKTYTEEERGDAPHQAPWSLRQKDTFVEFGPSRDWYLNQFTPGEVNRQKAKPHEMLYRTYILAEANARSANHQIVREWRTMVRERADWEAYRERVLKRVGEFEKAKATFDEEKAKFEADRKAEEWGREGLQKKLHNVEEQLAKEKAEFKRICAQDNERAYAARQKIVGLEAKIAELTSKVEEAQVETAAKQQMEVELSEAKVQLSTKDKDLQAKDVEIAELKRRLDEQIDRCESLEIDLEAEKVKAIDAEEARAVSTAALNVAQTNYSEAQGIVDTLVSEAEWMRTRGIVLVANSILNAGELDRAVAALTDAARAVGHRGGYLECADHVERMLGQEFDTSHCSVTEQADAALASAENSYDNLSLPIMDLVVSALKKDDWCQRLRAILDPPITVESSDEEAAGDDGGGDDDGDDGEGNEDDDGEKKEDK; encoded by the exons ATGAGCGAAGAACATCAAGAAGCTCCTGCTAGTGAGGAGGGGCCAGTCCCAGTCCTGAGATGGGACTTAGGTTTATTCGAACAGATCGTTCGAAGTTTTAGGtttccaccggagtgggatgcccggTACCCTGCTCAGGGTCAGACCGCGGCTGATGCCCCACCCGGTTACATTACTTTGTTCGAAGACTTCTTCCTTCAAGGAAACTTCCGGCTGCCGGCGACTAACTTCTTTGGTAGCATATTGTCCTACTACAAGTTTCATATCTCACAGTTAAGCCCACCTGGGATGGTGAGGGTGAGGCACTTTGAGTTCTTGTGTCAATCTCACGGCATTGAGCCGACGGTGAATAAGTTTCGTGTCTTCTATCAACTGCAAAGAAcaatggggttcttttcttttgCTAGCCGTGGTACGGCTAAGAAGATTTTGTTGAATCCTCCcaagagtttccatgactggaaacccAAGTTCTTCTTCATCCGGGAGGAAGTCTTGCCAATAGCTATGCCGTTTAGGGAATGGACCGAGGTTATACCAAAGGAGGACCTTCCTATACCGAAGTCTGCTCAGTGGTATCAGCGGCTTACCGCAACCCCTAACCGGGTATTTGGGGAGAATGTTCTGGTTGCTGCcaagatgagtgaccagtggtcacctaGTAGCAGGGAACTCCCGGTCTTGAAGATCGGGGATCAAG AGACGCAACTCTATCAGGCTGCCTTCCCAGCCTTTGGTGGCTCCATGGGCGTTCGCCCTCTGCGCGATGATGAGGAAGGCTGGTATGACCAGATAAAGGGGAACTTCATGTTTCCTGCTGCTGACGCCTTCGCCTCGCCGCCGGATGCAACTGAAG gtgtgttgcgcgatcTGGGGGTTGAcccagaggagaagaagaagaaaccttcgaagaagaaaaagaaggcgGATGTTGAAGTGACCAGCAAGGGTCCTGGCGCCAGTCGCGCAACTACTGCTGCTGTCAAAG CTATGGGAAAGACTGGCGCTGGTGGGTCAAAGGgctctgggagcgcgggttctcgtaacccgGATGCTGACGCAACTCCATCTCAACCtgaggatgaagaagaagaggaagaagagactGCCCCGTTGATTGGAAGAAAGAGGGGTAGAAGCGAGGCGACAACTGGTATGGCCTCTGCGCCTGTTTCagttgttattcccgttgttgGGAAGAAGAGCAAGTTGCGCTCGTTATACCAGTTTTCTCCTG agatcaagaagaagacccctgaaaagGGGGTTAAGTTTGTTGAACCCAGCACGAAAAGACCTAAGGTTGCCACTGAACCTTCCGATTCTGCTGCGCGTGATGCTGCGAAAACTGCTGAAGCGCAGCGAAAGGCAGAAGAGGATCGGAGGAAAGAAGAGAGTAGGATTGCTGCGCAGAAGAAGGCTGAAGAGCTAAAGCgcaaagaagaggaagagaaaaagaggaaggaggaggaggagagaaAGAGGAAAGCGGAAGAGGAGAGAAAGCTGAGGGAGGAGGCGGATAGGCAGAGGAAGGCGGAAGAGGCGAGGAAAGAAAGAGCTGCCGATCAGTCTTCTGTTCAAGGGCAGTCTGGTGTCCCAAAACCTCCCCCTGCTGCGCCGATTGTTACTTCTAAGGGGTTAGGGCGCTATGTGTCTAGTGGTGCAAGCTCTGGAGGAGCTGGGGGCTATAACCCCAATGTGATAGGTGCGAAGGATACCGTCGGGGACATATATTATAAAACTTATACTGAAGAGGAACGTGGTGATGCTCCTCATCAAGCCCCTTGGAGCTTAAGGCAGAAGGATACGTTTGTTGAATTTGGTCCTTCTCGCGATTGGTACTTGAACCAATTCACTCCTGGCGAAGTTAACCGTCAAAAGGCGAAGCCGCATGAAATGTTGTACCGCACTTACATTCTTGCCGAGGCCAACGCTCGATCTGCTAACCATCAGATAGTTCGTGAATGGCGAACAATGGTCAGAGAGCGCGCCGACTGGGAGGCTTACCGAGAACGTGTGCTAAAACGTGTTGGTGAATTTGAGAAGGCTAAAGCCACATTTGATGAGGAGAaagccaagtttgaggctgatAGGAAAGCTGAAGAGTGGGGTCGCGAGGGCCTGCAAAAGAAACTTCATAATGTGGAagagcaactggccaaggagaaggccgagttcaaGCGCATCTGCGCCCAGGACAACGAGCGCGCCTATGCGGCTCGACAAAAAATTGTTGGTCTTGAGGCTAAGATAGCGGAGCTGACATCGAAGGTGGAGGAAGCGCAGGTTGAGACAGCCGCTAAACAACAGATGGAG GTTGAGTTGTCTGAAGCTAAGGTTCAGCTGTCCACCAAGGACAAAGATCTCCAGGCCAAGGACGTTGAGATTGCGGAGCTCAAACGTCGCTTGGATGAACAAATCGACAGATGTGAGTCCCTGGAGATCGACCTTGAGGCAGAGAAGGTCAAGGCCATCGATgctgaggaggcgcgtgctgtCAGCACTGCGGCGCTTAACGTGGCTCAGACAAATTATTCTGAGGCCCAAGGCATTGTGGACACGCTTGTTTCTGAAGCAGAATGGATGCGCACTCGGGGAATAGTGCTG GTTGCCAATTCCATCTTGAACGCCGGCGAGCTAGATCGCGCTGTTGCTGCTCTTACGGATGCGGCGCGTGCAGTTGGTCATCGAGGAGGTTACCTGGAGTGTGCTGATCACGTTGAGCGAATGCTGGGACAAGAATTCGATACAAGTCATTGCTCAGTGACGGAACAAGCTGATGCTGCGCTGGCCAGTGCTGAGAACTCATATGACAACCTCTCCTTGCCCATCATGGACTTGGTTGTTAGTGCCTTAAAAAAGGATGATTGGTGTCAGCGCCTCAGGGCGATCCTTGATCCACCGATTACTGTTGAATCATCTGATGAGGAAGCAGCTGGTGATGATGGCGGAGGTGATGACGATGGCGACGATGGTGAGGGGaacgaagatgatgatggtgagaaGAAAGAAGACAAATAG